One part of the Aliivibrio fischeri ATCC 7744 = JCM 18803 = DSM 507 genome encodes these proteins:
- the ubiH gene encoding 2-octaprenyl-6-methoxyphenyl hydroxylase yields MTHYDVVIVGGAMAGATLALALEKMNQGRLSIAVIEAVEPKLDSHPGYDSRSIALSNGTAQLLKDIALWSDIAPLATPIKHIHISDQQHAGITELTSKELNVDDLGYVVELADIGDFYHKKLINSSDIELICPASVSHLERELALTKITLSTGKVISASLVVAADGAESATCKSMQLESEVFDFEQVAIIANVTTELHPQGKAFERFTEHGPVALLPMSNGRSSLVWCVTPEASQEILEYSDEQFLAHLQSEFGWRLGKLIKTGKRAHYPLLLRRQKQHVSHRFAAIGNAAQTLHPIAGQGFNLGIRDVFSLSECITQASLNGQDIGDYSVLAEYQNRREPDQQQTITMTAGLISIFATHSLPMVIGRNIGLYAVDTLRFLLKPVTLRAMGRVKR; encoded by the coding sequence ATGACACATTATGATGTAGTTATTGTTGGTGGTGCGATGGCGGGAGCAACACTCGCTTTAGCATTAGAAAAAATGAATCAAGGGCGTCTTTCGATTGCGGTTATTGAAGCTGTCGAACCAAAACTTGATTCTCACCCAGGCTATGATTCTCGAAGTATTGCTCTTTCTAATGGAACTGCGCAGCTATTGAAAGATATTGCTTTGTGGTCTGATATCGCCCCGTTAGCAACACCAATAAAGCATATTCACATCTCAGATCAGCAACACGCAGGAATAACAGAGTTAACATCAAAAGAATTGAATGTTGATGATCTTGGTTATGTTGTTGAGCTTGCTGATATTGGTGACTTTTATCATAAAAAATTAATAAACTCTTCAGATATAGAACTTATTTGCCCTGCATCGGTTTCTCATCTTGAGCGAGAGTTAGCACTGACTAAGATAACGCTCTCTACAGGAAAGGTTATTTCTGCATCTTTGGTTGTTGCAGCAGATGGCGCTGAATCTGCCACGTGCAAAAGCATGCAATTAGAATCTGAAGTGTTTGATTTTGAGCAGGTCGCTATCATTGCTAATGTGACAACAGAGCTTCATCCTCAAGGAAAAGCATTTGAGCGTTTTACTGAGCATGGTCCTGTCGCTCTCTTGCCGATGTCTAATGGTCGTAGCTCACTTGTATGGTGTGTTACTCCTGAAGCATCGCAGGAAATATTAGAGTACAGTGATGAGCAATTTTTAGCGCATTTACAAAGTGAATTTGGTTGGCGCCTTGGTAAGCTAATAAAAACGGGTAAGCGAGCACATTATCCTTTGTTACTTCGTCGTCAAAAACAGCATGTTTCCCATCGTTTTGCTGCTATTGGTAATGCAGCTCAAACTCTGCATCCGATAGCAGGCCAAGGGTTTAACCTTGGAATAAGAGATGTATTTTCATTAAGCGAATGTATTACTCAAGCTTCTTTGAATGGTCAAGATATTGGTGATTATTCGGTGCTAGCTGAGTATCAGAATCGACGAGAACCAGACCAACAGCAAACCATAACGATGACTGCAGGATTAATTTCTATCTTTGCAACTCATTCACTCCCAATGGTAATTGGACGAAATATTGGTTTGTATGCGGTTGATACTTTACGTTTTTTATTAAAACCCGTGACATTACGAGCAATGGGTAGAGTGAAAAGATAA
- the zapA gene encoding cell division protein ZapA → MTSQAVQVQILGRAIKVNCPAGQEAALKEAAQDLDNRVNELSERTKVTNTEQLLTITSLNICYELHAAKKEASKHSSDVYERMGLLASALEAAISTVKPSQTEESTAE, encoded by the coding sequence ATGACAAGCCAAGCCGTGCAAGTCCAAATATTAGGACGAGCCATCAAGGTTAACTGCCCTGCTGGTCAAGAAGCTGCATTAAAAGAAGCCGCTCAAGATTTAGATAATCGTGTAAATGAATTATCTGAACGAACCAAAGTAACCAATACTGAACAGTTATTGACTATTACGTCGTTAAATATCTGCTACGAACTTCATGCGGCTAAAAAAGAGGCAAGTAAACACTCTTCTGATGTTTATGAACGCATGGGATTGCTTGCAAGCGCATTAGAAGCTGCAATTTCTACAGTTAAGCCTAGCCAAACAGAAGAAAGTACGGCAGAATAG
- a CDS encoding oxidative stress defense protein, producing the protein MKKIISVLCLSAFLTPVAMAASPDFPHLEVSGKGEVFVVPDMAQFSVDVVESKATAEKAKQAADKAVTGFLARLEVQGVKRENINSGNIRLTPEYRYPKGKKPELVGYKATRNITVTVMDLNKLNGYLDKALGEGINRINHIELKTSKEKQYIEAARLEAIKDANEKAASLAKGFGTSVKGVWKVSYHNNYSQPVLMRSMAMDSAANTAESYQDNQMVISDSVSVVYRLN; encoded by the coding sequence ATGAAAAAAATAATAAGTGTTTTGTGTTTATCAGCTTTCTTAACTCCTGTAGCAATGGCTGCATCACCAGACTTTCCTCATCTTGAAGTATCAGGGAAAGGTGAAGTGTTTGTTGTACCTGATATGGCTCAGTTCTCAGTTGATGTCGTTGAAAGTAAGGCAACAGCAGAAAAAGCGAAACAGGCTGCGGATAAAGCAGTAACTGGATTTTTAGCTCGCTTAGAAGTACAAGGCGTTAAACGTGAGAATATTAATAGTGGTAATATTCGTTTAACCCCTGAATACCGTTATCCAAAAGGCAAAAAGCCAGAGCTTGTTGGTTACAAAGCCACTCGAAATATTACCGTTACCGTAATGGATTTGAATAAATTGAATGGTTATTTAGATAAAGCCTTGGGTGAGGGGATTAATCGTATTAACCATATTGAATTAAAAACAAGTAAAGAAAAGCAATACATTGAAGCGGCTCGTTTAGAAGCGATTAAAGATGCGAATGAAAAAGCGGCATCTTTAGCTAAAGGATTTGGTACTTCTGTTAAAGGGGTTTGGAAGGTTTCATATCATAATAATTACAGCCAACCTGTACTAATGAGAAGTATGGCGATGGATAGTGCTGCAAATACAGCTGAAAGTTATCAGGATAATCAAATGGTGATTTCTGACTCTGTATCTGTTGTATATCGACTTAACTGA
- a CDS encoding YecA/YgfB family protein, whose translation MSEIKMPEFLTVESALKDSGLAVTPSELHGLLVGMISGGLSLDDQTWKPLIYDYTNDGMGWPDSAIKVGSAVFQCTVAELTAEKLALELLIPSEKESLMNRADGLSEWVNHFISGLGLVELKLDKTSDALKEALADLEEIARLGIDEDDDLEEQESLFEQIVEHVRICVLTIHAELGQQIHTDASKTVH comes from the coding sequence ATGAGCGAAATTAAAATGCCAGAGTTTTTAACCGTTGAGTCAGCTTTAAAAGACAGTGGACTTGCAGTTACACCATCAGAATTGCATGGTTTATTAGTTGGCATGATAAGCGGTGGTCTATCTCTTGACGATCAAACCTGGAAGCCATTGATTTATGATTACACTAACGATGGGATGGGATGGCCAGACAGTGCAATTAAAGTAGGAAGTGCGGTATTTCAATGCACAGTTGCTGAATTAACGGCTGAGAAGTTGGCTTTAGAGCTACTAATTCCTAGTGAGAAAGAGAGCTTAATGAATCGAGCTGATGGGTTAAGTGAGTGGGTTAACCATTTTATCTCTGGTTTAGGTTTAGTTGAGCTTAAATTAGATAAAACATCTGATGCATTGAAAGAAGCGTTAGCTGATTTAGAAGAAATTGCACGCTTAGGTATTGATGAAGATGATGATCTTGAAGAACAAGAAAGTCTCTTTGAACAAATAGTAGAGCATGTACGTATTTGTGTTCTTACTATTCATGCCGAATTAGGTCAGCAAATACATACTGATGCATCTAAAACAGTGCATTAA
- the serA gene encoding phosphoglycerate dehydrogenase, producing the protein MAKVSLEKEKIKILLLEGLHPSCVEVFQADGYTNIEYHKGSLSEEELLEAVKDVHFIGLRSRTQLTQEVFDAANKLVAVGCFCIGTNQVDLKAAAKRGIPVFNAPFSNTRSVAELVLGQILLLLRGIPEKNALAHRGIWKKSADASFEARGKRLGIIGYGHIGTQLGILAENLGMRVYYYDIENKLSLGNATQIPTMSELLNKCDVISLHVPETAGTKDMMGAEEFARMKPGAIFINAARGTVVKIQDLCDALESGHLGGAAVDVFPVEPKTNADPFESPLQKFDNVILTPHVGGSTQEAQENIGVEVAGKLTKYSDNGSTLSSVNFPEVSLPEHTDTSRLLHIHENRPGILTQINSIFANEGINIAAQYLQTSADMGYVVIDVETARAEEALVQLKAIEGTIRARILH; encoded by the coding sequence ATGGCAAAAGTATCTCTGGAAAAAGAAAAAATCAAAATTCTTCTTTTAGAAGGATTGCACCCATCTTGTGTTGAAGTTTTCCAAGCAGATGGTTACACCAATATTGAATACCACAAAGGTTCACTCTCTGAAGAAGAACTCTTAGAAGCAGTAAAAGACGTTCATTTTATTGGTCTTCGCTCCCGCACTCAATTAACACAAGAAGTCTTTGATGCTGCAAACAAATTGGTTGCTGTTGGTTGTTTCTGTATCGGCACAAACCAAGTTGATTTAAAAGCAGCCGCAAAGCGTGGTATTCCTGTATTCAATGCTCCTTTTTCTAATACTCGAAGCGTTGCTGAATTAGTTTTAGGTCAAATTCTACTATTACTTCGTGGTATCCCAGAAAAGAATGCATTAGCACACCGTGGTATTTGGAAAAAAAGTGCTGACGCTTCTTTTGAAGCTCGAGGCAAACGTTTGGGTATCATAGGTTATGGACATATCGGTACACAATTAGGGATTTTAGCTGAAAACCTAGGTATGCGAGTTTATTACTACGATATCGAAAATAAACTTTCTCTAGGTAACGCAACTCAAATCCCTACCATGAGTGAATTATTAAATAAGTGTGATGTGATCTCTCTACATGTTCCTGAAACAGCTGGAACAAAAGACATGATGGGGGCAGAGGAATTTGCTCGTATGAAACCAGGCGCTATCTTTATTAACGCTGCACGTGGAACTGTTGTAAAAATTCAAGATCTATGTGACGCATTAGAGTCTGGACATTTAGGTGGCGCAGCGGTTGATGTGTTCCCTGTAGAACCAAAAACAAACGCTGACCCATTTGAGTCACCATTACAAAAATTTGATAATGTAATCTTAACACCACATGTTGGGGGTTCTACTCAAGAAGCTCAAGAAAACATTGGGGTTGAAGTTGCGGGTAAACTAACAAAATACTCAGACAATGGTTCAACATTATCATCAGTTAACTTCCCTGAAGTGTCACTTCCTGAACATACTGATACATCACGTTTATTACATATCCATGAAAACCGTCCAGGTATTCTAACTCAAATAAACAGTATTTTTGCTAATGAAGGCATTAACATTGCAGCTCAATACTTACAAACATCAGCAGATATGGGCTATGTTGTTATTGATGTTGAAACCGCACGAGCTGAAGAAGCTCTGGTTCAACTAAAAGCAATTGAAGGCACTATCCGCGCTCGAATTCTTCATTAA
- the rpiA gene encoding ribose-5-phosphate isomerase RpiA gives MTQDEMKKAAGWAALEYVEAGSIVGVGTGSTVNHFIDALATMKNEIKGAVSSSVASTEKLKELGIEVFDCNDVAGLDVYVDGADEINGKNEMIKGGGAALTREKIVAAISDKFICIVDDTKQVDVLGQFPLPVEVIPMARSYVARELVKLGGDPAYREGVITDNGNVILDVHGMKITDAKDLEDKINALPGVVTVGLFAHRGADVLLVGAPEGVKKFD, from the coding sequence ATGACTCAAGACGAGATGAAAAAAGCAGCTGGTTGGGCAGCGTTAGAATACGTAGAAGCTGGCAGCATTGTTGGTGTGGGTACAGGTTCAACCGTAAACCATTTCATCGACGCACTTGCGACCATGAAGAATGAAATTAAAGGCGCAGTATCAAGCTCAGTAGCTTCAACAGAGAAGTTAAAAGAACTAGGTATTGAAGTTTTTGATTGTAATGATGTTGCAGGCCTTGATGTTTATGTTGATGGTGCCGACGAAATTAACGGCAAAAACGAAATGATTAAAGGCGGCGGCGCAGCTCTTACTCGTGAAAAAATCGTTGCTGCAATTTCTGATAAATTTATCTGTATTGTTGATGACACAAAGCAAGTTGATGTTTTAGGTCAATTCCCTCTTCCTGTTGAAGTTATTCCAATGGCTCGCTCTTATGTTGCTCGTGAGTTAGTTAAATTAGGTGGCGATCCTGCATACCGTGAAGGCGTAATTACCGATAATGGCAATGTGATCCTTGATGTTCACGGTATGAAAATTACAGATGCAAAAGATCTAGAAGATAAAATCAATGCTCTTCCAGGCGTAGTAACTGTAGGTTTATTTGCACACCGCGGTGCAGATGTCCTATTAGTAGGAGCTCCAGAAGGCGTTAAGAAGTTCGACTAA
- a CDS encoding 5-formyltetrahydrofolate cyclo-ligase, producing the protein MTSRRLIRQSTRQRRNALSPIEQSQAANALVQQCSINPVIQKAHSIAVYLSSDGEIDTNPLITWLWAQGKQVALPVIHPFSKGHLLFLEYTENSPLVHNKYQILEPKLNKTKIIPTSELDLILTPLVAFDHTGNRLGMGGGYYDRTLSNWHSHQQGPMPIGLSHTCQQVSLLPIESWDVPLPQIITPQKTWHW; encoded by the coding sequence ATGACATCTCGTCGACTCATTCGACAATCTACACGTCAACGTCGTAACGCTTTATCTCCTATTGAACAATCTCAAGCAGCCAACGCTCTTGTCCAGCAGTGCTCTATCAACCCTGTAATTCAAAAAGCACACTCTATTGCAGTCTATTTATCTTCCGATGGTGAAATTGATACCAATCCACTCATCACTTGGTTATGGGCACAGGGCAAACAAGTCGCTTTACCTGTAATACACCCATTCTCAAAGGGGCATTTATTATTCCTTGAGTACACTGAAAACTCACCGCTTGTTCATAATAAATATCAGATCCTAGAACCCAAACTAAACAAAACTAAAATTATACCGACCTCTGAATTAGATCTAATTTTGACGCCGTTAGTTGCTTTTGATCATACTGGTAATCGTTTAGGTATGGGCGGAGGATATTATGATCGAACACTCTCTAATTGGCACTCCCATCAGCAAGGTCCAATGCCGATAGGGTTATCACACACTTGCCAGCAAGTTTCATTGTTACCGATTGAATCTTGGGATGTACCACTTCCTCAAATCATCACACCTCAAAAAACATGGCACTGGTAA